From Pseudorasbora parva isolate DD20220531a chromosome 25, ASM2467924v1, whole genome shotgun sequence, one genomic window encodes:
- the hic1l gene encoding hypermethylated in cancer 1 like: MELPNYASQLLLQLNQQRSKGFLCDVIIMVENTLFRAHKSVLAATSHYFKSLVLHDNLIHLDPDMVDPAVFQQILDFIYTGKLSDDTFDGLDLSSLLTTANFLQLNDLANLCSSKINQNGSLNSLACGSSKSSFHRYEDHSSDTETYSMTPPKKRHNVESKGRKKQDLGLDLSKKNVKSETTVNDEFFLSRTISNNMQLGINGKCVPKKEKWIIPLDGAQERKREGSRRKSKVNGYIPLSRVGSQLSQNQTFTLQLSVKKEKGIGGTTDETDSQKPSNGSTNFVYQKETFLKEAEGDNPYVCIPCEKGFPSSESLKSHVESHLDEDLDVKVEDEEEEERDGDPGVTRVTQEATESLEQSPLKSLKDVDTLRPFPCNICGKMFTQRGTMTRHMRSHLGLKPFACEECGMRFTRQYRLTEHMRVHSGEKPYKCQVCGGKFTQQRNLISHMRMHTSAS, translated from the coding sequence ATGGAGCTCCCCAACTACGCCAGTCAACTGCTTCTCCAGCTCAATCAACAACGCTCCAAGGGCTTCCTGTGCGATGTCATCATCATGGTTGAGAATACGCTTTTCCGAGCCCACAAAAGTGTCCTCGCCGCCACCAGCCACTACTTTAAGTCCCTTGTCCTTCATGATAACCTTATCCACCTCGACCCTGATATGGTGGATCCAGCTGTTTTCCAGCAAATTTTGGATTTTATTTACACCGGCAAATTGTCAGATGACACATTTGATGGTCTGGATTTAAGCTCTCTGCTCACCACAGCTAATTTTCTCCAGCTCAATGACCTCGCAAACCTGTGCTCCAGTAAGATTAACCAAAATGGATCCCTCAATAGCCTAGCTTGTGGGAGCTCCAAATCTTCATTTCACCGGTACGAAGACCACTCATCAGACACTGAAACATACAGTATGACTCCTCCCAAAAAAAGGCATAATGTTGAAAGTAAAGGCAGAAAAAAGCAGGACTTGGGGTTGGATTTGTCTAAGAAAAATGTAAAGTCTGAGACAACAGTTAATGATGAGTTTTTTCTTTCTAGAACCATCTCCAATAATATGCAGCTAGGAATAAATGGGAAGTGCGTTCCAAAGAAAGAGAAGTGGATAATTCCTTTGGATGGTGCTCAGGAAAGAAAAAGGGAGGGATCTCGAAGAAAATCCAAGGTTAATGGTTACATTCCTCTTAGCAGGGTTGGAAGTCAACTAAGCCAGAATCAGACTTTCACTTTACAGTTGTCTGTAAAGAAAGAGAAAGGGATTGGAGGGACAACAGATGAAACTGACAGCCAAAAACCAAGCAATGGCAGCACCAATTTTGTATATCAAAAGGAGACCTTTCTCAAAGAAGCTGAAGGGGACAACCCTTACGTTTGTATACCATGTGAAAAGGGTTTTCCCTCCTCCGAGAGTCTCAAGTCCCATGTGGAAAGTCATTTAGATGAAGACCTAGATGTGAAGGTTGAggatgaggaggaagaggaacgTGATGGAGACCCTGGAGTCACCAGAGTCACGCAAGAAGCTACTGAAAGCCTGGAGCAAAGTCCACTAAAGTCCCTCAAAGATGTTGACACGCTGCGTCCATTCCCTTGCAACATATGCGGCAAGATGTTCACACAGCGTGGCACTATGACCCGTCACATGCGCAGCCACCTCGGTCTAAAGCCGTTTGCGTGCGAGGAGTGTGGTATGCGCTTCACCAGGCAGTACCGTCTCACTGAGCACATGCGTGTCCATTCAGGGGAGAAACCGTACAAGTGCCAGGTCTGTGGTGGGAAGTTTACGCAACAAAGAAACCTCATTAGTCACATGCGGATGCATACCTCAGCATCTTAG